GCAAAGCCGGGGATCGATTGATCAATCCAGGCCTGCGCTTAACGCCTTCCCAGCTTGGACGCCTGGCAGGTTGCGGCGTAGCCACACTGGAGGTCCATCTCAAACCTCGCATTGGCCTCCTAATCAGCGGCGATGAGCTTGTGCCAGCCGGGCTAGAGCGACGCGCAGGAGCCATATGGGAAAGCAACAGCACCCTGCTTGAGGCGATCCTGAACAGCCTCCATCAGGTGGTCCATACAAAATGTGTGATTCCCGATCAGCCAGAAGCCTTGCGGCGGGCCTTAGCTGAGCTCAGCAACACCTGCGATGTTGTAGTGAGCACAGGCGGAATTTCAGCAGGAGACAGTGACTGGATCCGAGCGCTTGTAAGTGAATTGGGGCAAGTGAATTTCTGGAAACTATTTCTAAAGCCCGGACGCCCCTTTGCCTTCGGGCACATCAACAATCAAAGAGGGGGTGTGCCTTTCTTTGGCCTCCCTGGAAACCCTGTTGCTGCAGCGATCACAGCCCTGCAACTGCTTTGGCCAGCCTTACAGCTCTTGGAGGGTCAACAAGAGCCTGAGTTCTTTCCACGCGTCAAAGTCAAGCTGGCCAACGCTTTGGCTCGCCGGCCAGGACGCCCCGAATTAGCCCGCGCACACTTGGAGGTCAATGCCAGCGGAGAGCTGATGGCGCGGGTGAGCGATTCTCAAGCCTCATCCCGCATTGGCTCTCTGGTTCAGAGCGATCTGTTGCTGGAGATTCCAGCACAAACCGGACGGTTAGAAGCCGGCGAGAGTCTTTGGGCGCAACTCATGCGAGCACGCCTCCTCTAAAGAGGGAATCAAAGCGGCGTATTTCCACTAACCCAGGTGCCTTGTCCATCCCTCCACTCT
This region of Synechococcus sp. WH 8016 genomic DNA includes:
- a CDS encoding molybdopterin molybdotransferase MoeA, whose product is MPGPAEPYGREGLPLNEARERLLKHIKPIKGLTTVPLDEALGRVNAKPINAPVSIPGFRASIMDGYALGQHHQPSVGQQWTLHGRSAPGSPFNRVLNAGEAIRILTGAPLPEGAGWVLPQECVETSQTQLSLAAEVSDQPWIRAEDEECKAGDRLINPGLRLTPSQLGRLAGCGVATLEVHLKPRIGLLISGDELVPAGLERRAGAIWESNSTLLEAILNSLHQVVHTKCVIPDQPEALRRALAELSNTCDVVVSTGGISAGDSDWIRALVSELGQVNFWKLFLKPGRPFAFGHINNQRGGVPFFGLPGNPVAAAITALQLLWPALQLLEGQQEPEFFPRVKVKLANALARRPGRPELARAHLEVNASGELMARVSDSQASSRIGSLVQSDLLLEIPAQTGRLEAGESLWAQLMRARLL